A window from Streptomyces sp. NBC_00271 encodes these proteins:
- the chpH gene encoding chaplin ChpH, producing MIKKVVAAAAATGGLVLAGAGLAVADSGAQGAAVHSPGVISGNVIQVPVHVPVNVCGNTVSVIGLLNPAFGNTCINK from the coding sequence ATGATCAAGAAGGTCGTCGCTGCTGCGGCTGCCACTGGTGGTCTGGTTCTCGCGGGTGCGGGCCTGGCTGTCGCCGACTCGGGTGCCCAGGGTGCCGCTGTGCACTCCCCGGGCGTCATCTCCGGCAACGTCATCCAGGTGCCGGTTCACGTCCCGGTGAACGTCTGCGGCAACACGGTCTCCGTGATCGGGCTGCTGAACCCCGCCTTCGGCAACACCTGCATCAACAAGTGA
- a CDS encoding M20/M25/M40 family metallo-hydrolase has translation MSESNTARSVSGEDEVVDLCRELIQIDTSNYGDHSGPGERKAAEYVAEKLAEVGLEPQIFESHKGRASTVARIEGEDRSRPALLIHGHTDVVPANAADWTHHPFSGEIADGMVWGRGAVDMKDMDAMTLAVVRDRLRSGRRPPRDIVLAFLADEEAGGTWGARHLVDKHPDLFEGVTEAIGEVGGFSFTVNEKLRLYLVETAQKGMHWMKLTVDGTAGHGSMIHKDNAITELSEAVGRLGRHKFPVRVTKTLRHFLDELGDALGTELDPENMDETLAKLGGIAKLIGASLQNTANPTQLGAGYKVNVIPGQATAHVDGRYLPGYEEEFLADLDRILGPRVKREDVHADKALETTFDGALVDAMQTALSAEDPIARAVPYMLSAGTDAKSFADLGIRCFGFAPLKLPPELDFAGMFHGVDERVPVDALKFGVRVLDRFIEAS, from the coding sequence GTGAGCGAGTCGAACACGGCCAGGAGCGTCTCTGGCGAGGACGAGGTCGTGGACCTCTGTCGCGAGCTGATCCAGATCGACACCAGCAACTACGGGGACCACTCCGGGCCGGGTGAGCGCAAGGCCGCGGAGTACGTGGCCGAGAAGCTCGCCGAGGTCGGGCTCGAGCCGCAGATCTTCGAGTCGCACAAGGGACGCGCGTCGACCGTGGCCCGTATCGAGGGCGAGGACCGCTCGCGCCCCGCGCTGCTCATCCACGGCCACACCGACGTCGTACCGGCCAACGCGGCGGACTGGACCCATCACCCCTTCTCCGGCGAGATCGCGGACGGGATGGTGTGGGGCCGCGGCGCGGTCGACATGAAGGACATGGACGCCATGACGCTGGCGGTCGTCCGGGACCGGCTGCGCAGCGGGCGCAGGCCGCCGCGTGACATCGTCCTCGCGTTCCTCGCCGACGAGGAGGCCGGCGGTACGTGGGGCGCGCGGCACCTCGTCGACAAGCACCCCGACCTCTTCGAGGGCGTGACCGAGGCGATCGGCGAGGTCGGCGGGTTCTCCTTCACGGTCAACGAGAAGCTGCGGCTGTACCTCGTCGAGACCGCCCAGAAGGGCATGCACTGGATGAAGCTCACCGTGGACGGCACCGCCGGGCACGGTTCGATGATCCACAAGGACAACGCGATCACCGAGCTGTCCGAGGCCGTCGGACGGCTCGGGCGGCACAAGTTCCCGGTCCGGGTGACGAAGACGCTGCGGCACTTCCTCGACGAGCTCGGCGACGCGCTCGGCACCGAGCTCGACCCGGAGAACATGGACGAGACGCTCGCCAAGCTCGGCGGCATCGCCAAGCTCATCGGCGCCTCCCTGCAGAACACCGCCAACCCGACCCAGCTCGGTGCCGGATACAAGGTCAACGTGATTCCGGGGCAGGCGACCGCGCATGTCGACGGGCGCTACCTGCCGGGGTACGAGGAGGAGTTCCTCGCCGACCTGGACCGGATTCTCGGACCGAGGGTCAAGCGTGAGGACGTGCACGCGGACAAGGCGCTGGAGACCACCTTCGACGGGGCGCTGGTCGACGCCATGCAGACCGCGCTGTCCGCCGAGGACCCGATCGCGCGCGCCGTGCCCTACATGCTCTCGGCCGGCACCGACGCCAAGTCCTTCGCCGACCTCGGCATCCGCTGCTTCGGCTTCGCCCCGCTCAAGCTGCCGCCGGAGCTGGACTTCGCGGGCATGTTCCACGGGGTCGACGAGCGGGTGCCGGTGGATGCGCTGAAGTTCGGCGTCCGCGTACTCGACCGCTTCATCGAGGCGTCATGA
- a CDS encoding Pls/PosA family non-ribosomal peptide synthetase: protein MAALEQGPALALFDEEVRAEFGDPARFSASVAASPRTLVDILDATVRAHPDEPALDDGHRVLTYRALAVEVEALRRRLSGAGVGLGDRVGVRVPSGTNELYVAILAVLAAGAAYVPVDAEDPDERAELVFGEAEVRAVIGAGHRLTVNGTSEVPAARPDVEHDAWIIFTSGSTGKPKGVAVSHRSAAAFVDAEAELFLTEDPIGPGDRVMAGLSVAFDASCEEMWLAWRYGACLVPVPRSQVRSGADLGPWLVEQEISVVSTVPTLAALWEPEALADVRLLIFGGEACSPELVQRLVTEGREVWNTYGPTEATVVACASLMTGEEPIRIGLPLNGWELAVVDEAGEPVAMGDSGQLVIGGVGLARYLDAEKDAEKYAPLQALGWERAYRSGDLVKAEPEGLIFLGRADEQIKLGGRRIELGEVDTALQALPGVAGAAAAVRTARSGNQLLVGYVVTQEGWDQAAAVEKLRAELPAALVPLLAPVADLPTRTSGKVDRNALPWPLEGLETGGAKEQLYGTEAWLAEQWSEVLGIPVGGGSDDFFAIGGGSLAAAQLTTRLRARYPSAAVLDIYQQPVLRKLARHLEKSAQDDGGDRVIAPVPLRAKVAQLFLLIPLFTLMGLRWTVALAALGNVLHWFGPYPWAPSAPWWLVGAGAVVLYSPPGRLAIAAGGARLLLRRVKAGRYPRGGSVHLRLWTAERLAEFSGAASLTGSWLERYARALGAKVGKDVDLHSLPPVTGMLKLGRGAAVESEVDLSGHWLDGDRLEIGQVKVGAGAVVGTRSILFPGARVGKRAEVAPGSAVAGQIPTGQRWAGAPAGKLGKAKRAWPKERPRRGTYWRAMYGATGFALTALPVLSAVAALLVAHLFVSADAGLGAALRGAALALVPATLAFGLAYALLLLVGVRLLSLGLREGTYPTHSRIGWQAWTVTQLMDRSRDTLFPLYAGLITPVWLRLLGMKIGRGAEVSTVLALPSLTTVGEGAFLADDTLTAPYELGGGWMRIGRAEIGRRAFLGNSGMTAPGRSVPDGGLVGVLSATPKKAKKGSSYLGLPPVKLPRSTQDGDQSRTYDPPARLLWARALVELCRIVPVFCSAALAVLTIAALSALGVWAPLLAGIVFLGVGVLACLTSIVAKWLLVGRHRAGEHPLWSGFVWRNELADTFVEVVAVPWLAGSVPGTPLMTAWLRGLGAHIGKGAWIESYWLPETDLVTLEDATTVNRGCVLQTHLFHDRILRTDTVVLREGATLGPGGIVLPGSTVGARSTLGPASLVMAAESVPDDTRWLGNPIEAWRS, encoded by the coding sequence ATGGCAGCCCTCGAGCAAGGCCCCGCACTCGCGCTGTTCGACGAGGAGGTGCGCGCGGAGTTCGGCGACCCGGCGCGCTTCTCCGCCTCCGTCGCCGCCTCGCCGCGCACGCTGGTCGACATCCTCGACGCCACCGTCCGGGCCCACCCCGACGAGCCCGCCCTCGACGACGGCCACCGGGTCCTCACCTACCGCGCCCTGGCCGTCGAGGTCGAGGCCCTGCGGCGGCGGCTGAGCGGCGCCGGGGTGGGCCTCGGCGACCGGGTCGGCGTCCGCGTCCCCTCCGGCACCAACGAGCTGTACGTCGCCATCCTCGCCGTACTGGCCGCGGGCGCCGCCTATGTGCCGGTGGACGCCGAGGACCCCGACGAGCGGGCCGAGCTGGTCTTCGGCGAGGCGGAGGTGCGGGCGGTCATCGGGGCCGGGCACCGGCTGACCGTCAACGGGACCTCCGAGGTGCCCGCCGCACGCCCCGATGTCGAGCACGACGCCTGGATCATCTTCACCTCCGGGTCCACGGGCAAGCCCAAGGGCGTGGCCGTCAGTCACCGCAGCGCCGCCGCGTTCGTCGACGCCGAGGCGGAGCTGTTCCTCACCGAGGACCCGATCGGGCCCGGTGACCGGGTCATGGCGGGCCTGTCCGTCGCCTTCGACGCCTCCTGCGAGGAGATGTGGCTGGCCTGGCGGTACGGCGCCTGCCTGGTGCCCGTGCCGCGCTCCCAGGTGCGCAGCGGCGCCGACCTGGGGCCCTGGCTGGTCGAGCAGGAGATCAGTGTCGTCTCGACCGTGCCGACGCTCGCCGCGCTCTGGGAGCCGGAGGCCCTGGCCGACGTACGGCTGCTGATCTTCGGCGGTGAGGCCTGCTCGCCCGAGCTGGTCCAGCGGCTGGTGACCGAGGGCCGTGAGGTGTGGAACACCTACGGGCCCACCGAGGCGACCGTCGTCGCCTGTGCCTCCCTCATGACCGGCGAGGAGCCGATCCGGATCGGGCTGCCACTGAACGGCTGGGAGCTGGCCGTGGTCGACGAGGCCGGCGAGCCCGTGGCCATGGGCGACAGCGGCCAGCTGGTGATCGGCGGGGTCGGTCTCGCCCGGTATCTCGACGCCGAGAAGGACGCGGAGAAGTACGCGCCGCTTCAGGCGCTCGGCTGGGAGCGGGCGTACCGCAGTGGTGACCTCGTCAAGGCCGAGCCGGAGGGGCTGATCTTCCTCGGGCGGGCCGACGAGCAGATCAAGCTCGGCGGGCGCCGCATCGAGCTCGGCGAGGTCGACACGGCGCTCCAGGCGCTCCCCGGTGTGGCGGGCGCCGCCGCCGCCGTCCGGACCGCCCGCAGCGGAAACCAGCTGCTCGTCGGCTATGTCGTCACCCAGGAGGGCTGGGACCAGGCAGCCGCCGTCGAGAAGCTGCGCGCCGAACTGCCCGCGGCCCTCGTCCCGCTGCTCGCCCCGGTCGCGGATCTGCCGACCCGTACTTCGGGCAAGGTCGACCGCAACGCGCTTCCCTGGCCCCTGGAGGGCCTGGAGACCGGCGGTGCGAAGGAACAGCTCTACGGCACCGAGGCCTGGCTCGCCGAGCAGTGGAGCGAGGTCCTCGGCATCCCTGTCGGCGGCGGGTCCGACGACTTCTTCGCGATCGGCGGTGGCAGCCTCGCCGCCGCCCAGCTCACCACCCGGCTGCGCGCCCGCTACCCCAGCGCCGCCGTGCTCGACATCTACCAGCAGCCCGTCCTGCGCAAGCTGGCCCGGCACCTGGAGAAGTCCGCGCAGGACGACGGCGGCGATCGGGTGATCGCCCCGGTACCGCTGCGCGCCAAGGTGGCCCAGCTGTTCCTGCTGATCCCCCTGTTCACGCTGATGGGGCTGCGCTGGACCGTGGCGCTGGCCGCGCTCGGGAACGTACTGCATTGGTTCGGTCCCTACCCCTGGGCGCCGAGCGCCCCGTGGTGGCTCGTCGGCGCCGGCGCGGTCGTGCTCTACAGCCCGCCGGGGCGGCTCGCGATCGCGGCGGGCGGGGCGCGGCTGCTGCTGCGCCGGGTGAAGGCCGGGCGCTACCCGCGCGGCGGAAGCGTGCATCTGCGGCTGTGGACCGCCGAGCGGCTGGCCGAGTTCAGTGGCGCGGCCTCGCTGACCGGGTCCTGGCTGGAGCGGTACGCGCGTGCCCTGGGCGCCAAGGTCGGCAAGGACGTCGATCTGCACTCGCTGCCGCCGGTGACCGGCATGCTCAAGCTGGGCCGGGGTGCCGCCGTCGAGTCCGAGGTGGACCTGTCGGGGCACTGGCTGGACGGTGACCGGCTGGAGATCGGTCAGGTCAAGGTCGGCGCCGGTGCGGTGGTCGGGACGCGCAGCATCCTCTTCCCGGGCGCGCGCGTCGGCAAGCGGGCCGAGGTGGCGCCGGGCTCGGCGGTCGCCGGGCAGATTCCCACCGGGCAGCGCTGGGCCGGAGCGCCCGCCGGCAAGCTCGGCAAGGCGAAGCGTGCCTGGCCCAAGGAGCGTCCGCGCCGGGGTACGTACTGGCGGGCGATGTACGGCGCGACCGGTTTCGCGCTGACCGCGCTGCCCGTTCTTTCCGCCGTGGCCGCGCTCCTGGTGGCTCATCTGTTCGTGAGCGCGGACGCCGGGCTCGGTGCGGCCCTGCGCGGCGCGGCGCTCGCGCTGGTCCCGGCCACGCTCGCCTTCGGGCTCGCGTACGCGCTGCTGCTCCTGGTCGGTGTGCGTCTGCTCAGCCTGGGCCTGCGCGAAGGCACGTACCCGACGCACAGCCGGATCGGCTGGCAGGCCTGGACCGTCACGCAGCTGATGGACCGCTCACGCGACACGCTGTTCCCGCTGTACGCGGGACTGATCACGCCGGTGTGGCTGCGGCTGCTCGGCATGAAGATCGGCCGGGGTGCCGAGGTCTCCACCGTCCTCGCGCTGCCGAGTCTCACCACTGTGGGCGAGGGCGCCTTCCTCGCCGACGACACCCTGACCGCGCCGTACGAACTGGGCGGCGGCTGGATGCGGATCGGGCGTGCCGAGATCGGCCGCCGGGCCTTCCTGGGCAACTCCGGGATGACCGCGCCGGGCCGCAGCGTGCCGGACGGCGGGCTGGTCGGGGTGTTGTCGGCGACCCCGAAGAAGGCGAAGAAGGGCAGCTCGTACCTGGGTCTGCCGCCGGTGAAGCTGCCGCGCTCGACGCAGGACGGCGATCAGAGCCGTACCTACGACCCGCCCGCGCGGCTGCTGTGGGCGCGGGCCCTCGTGGAGCTGTGCCGGATCGTGCCGGTGTTCTGCTCGGCGGCGCTGGCGGTGCTGACCATCGCCGCGCTGAGCGCGCTGGGCGTCTGGGCGCCGCTGCTGGCCGGAATCGTATTCCTGGGCGTCGGTGTGCTGGCCTGCCTGACGTCCATCGTGGCGAAGTGGCTGCTGGTGGGCCGGCACCGGGCGGGCGAGCACCCGCTGTGGAGCGGTTTCGTGTGGCGCAACGAGCTTGCGGACACCTTCGTCGAGGTCGTCGCGGTGCCGTGGCTGGCGGGATCCGTGCCCGGTACGCCGCTGATGACGGCGTGGCTGCGCGGCCTCGGCGCCCATATCGGCAAGGGCGCATGGATCGAGAGTTACTGGCTACCCGAGACGGACCTGGTGACCCTGGAGGACGCGACCACGGTCAACCGGGGCTGTGTCCTGCAGACCCACCTCTTCCACGACCGGATCTTGCGGACGGATACTGTTGTCCTCCGTGAGGGCGCCACCTTGGGCCCGGGCGGAATCGTCCTTCCCGGCAGCACAGTCGGGGCGCGCAGCACGCTGGGACCCGCCTCGCTCGTCATGGCGGCGGAATCCGTCCCCGACGACACCCGCTGGCTGGGCAACCCGATCGAGGCATGGCGTTCCTAG
- a CDS encoding M1 family metallopeptidase, translating to MSVQQTVGSDPYFPANGDPRYRVHRYELALDYRPGPNRLSGTARLNAIAGRAPLAEFQLNLADFRIGRVRVDGKAPHYTHRGGRLRIRPPKPIRAGAAFTVEVHWSGNPKPVPSPWGELGWEELEDGALVASQPIGAPSWYPCNDRPADKASYQISITTPSSYSVVAGGRLLTRTTKASTTTWVYEQAAPTSSYLVGLSIGKYQTVLLGDPGLGGVPQTGHLPAHLLAAFSRDFARQPAMMELFEQIFGPYPFGEYAVVVTEEELDVPVEAQGLSLFGANHVDGARGSERLVAHELAHQWFGNSVSIADWRHIWLNEGFAKYAEWLWSERSGGRTAQQLAALAHRKLSGQPKDLVLSDPGRKLMFDDRLYERGGLTLHALRCAMGDDAFFRMLRGWAALHRGGAVTTAVFTAHAARYSAEPLDDLFGAWLRTAKLPPLPTLAVPVAPMPARPTYPPTNADSA from the coding sequence GTGAGCGTTCAGCAGACAGTGGGTTCGGACCCGTACTTCCCGGCCAACGGTGATCCCCGTTACCGGGTGCACCGGTATGAGCTCGCGCTGGACTACCGCCCCGGCCCCAACCGGCTGTCCGGCACCGCGCGGCTCAACGCCATAGCGGGCCGGGCTCCACTGGCCGAGTTCCAGCTGAACCTGGCCGACTTCCGGATCGGGCGGGTCCGGGTGGACGGCAAGGCACCGCACTACACGCACCGGGGCGGCCGGTTGCGCATCCGCCCGCCGAAGCCGATACGGGCCGGGGCCGCGTTCACCGTGGAGGTGCACTGGTCGGGCAACCCCAAGCCGGTCCCCAGTCCCTGGGGCGAGCTCGGCTGGGAGGAGCTGGAGGACGGGGCGTTGGTGGCGAGCCAGCCGATCGGCGCGCCCTCCTGGTACCCGTGCAACGACCGCCCCGCCGACAAGGCCTCGTACCAGATCTCGATCACGACGCCGTCGTCGTACTCGGTGGTGGCGGGCGGTCGGCTGCTCACCCGCACGACGAAGGCGTCGACGACGACCTGGGTGTACGAGCAGGCGGCGCCGACCTCCAGCTATCTGGTCGGGCTGTCGATCGGGAAGTACCAGACGGTGCTGCTCGGCGACCCCGGGCTCGGCGGCGTACCGCAGACGGGGCATCTGCCCGCGCACCTGCTCGCCGCGTTCTCCCGGGACTTCGCGCGGCAGCCCGCGATGATGGAGCTGTTCGAGCAGATCTTCGGGCCGTATCCGTTCGGCGAGTACGCCGTCGTGGTGACCGAGGAGGAGCTCGATGTCCCCGTCGAGGCACAGGGGTTGTCGCTGTTCGGCGCCAACCACGTGGACGGGGCGCGGGGTTCGGAGCGGCTGGTCGCGCACGAGCTGGCGCACCAGTGGTTCGGCAACAGCGTTTCCATCGCGGACTGGCGGCACATCTGGCTGAACGAGGGCTTCGCGAAGTACGCCGAGTGGCTGTGGTCGGAGCGGTCGGGAGGCCGTACGGCCCAGCAGTTGGCCGCTCTCGCGCACCGCAAGCTGTCCGGGCAGCCGAAGGACCTGGTGCTGTCCGACCCGGGCCGCAAGCTGATGTTCGACGACCGGCTCTACGAGCGTGGCGGGCTCACCCTGCACGCGCTGCGCTGCGCGATGGGCGACGACGCCTTCTTCCGTATGCTGCGCGGCTGGGCCGCCCTGCACCGGGGCGGCGCGGTCACCACGGCGGTGTTCACCGCGCATGCCGCCCGGTACTCGGCCGAGCCGCTGGACGACCTGTTCGGGGCCTGGCTGCGTACGGCGAAGCTGCCGCCGCTGCCCACCCTGGCCGTACCGGTCGCGCCGATGCCGGCCCGCCCGACGTACCCGCCGACCAACGCCGACTCGGCGTAG
- a CDS encoding YchJ family protein, which translates to MTSRSCPCGLPEPYARCCGRFHRGEAPAPTAERLMRSRYCAFVKEDEGYLLRTWHPRTRPARVDFDPGMRWTGLEILDTGQGSAFHSVGTVTFRASYRGGSLHERSRFERVDGAWVYVDGDFLG; encoded by the coding sequence ATGACCAGTCGTAGCTGCCCGTGCGGGCTGCCCGAGCCGTACGCGCGGTGCTGTGGGCGCTTCCACCGCGGTGAGGCGCCCGCGCCGACCGCGGAGCGTCTGATGCGGTCGCGGTACTGCGCCTTCGTCAAGGAGGACGAGGGGTATCTGCTGCGGACCTGGCATCCGCGGACACGGCCGGCGCGGGTCGACTTCGACCCGGGGATGCGGTGGACGGGTCTGGAGATCCTCGACACGGGGCAGGGGTCGGCCTTCCACTCCGTGGGGACCGTGACCTTCCGGGCCTCCTACCGGGGCGGTTCGCTGCACGAGCGGAGCCGGTTCGAGCGGGTCGACGGGGCCTGGGTGTACGTCGACGGCGACTTCCTGGGGTAG
- a CDS encoding FadR/GntR family transcriptional regulator yields MTTRGRGLHGQVLESLGPAITAGEYPPGSVLRTDELAQRFEVSRSVMREAVRVLESMYLVESRRRVGVTVRPKAEWNVFDPQVIRWRLAGADRPHQLRSLTVLRSAVEPIAAGLSARHATAAQCAELTECALGMVANSRGHKLEEYLVHDMAFHRVILNASGNEMFARLGDVVAEVLAGRTHHEVMFEDPDPAAVTLHVQVAEAVRAGDASRAEELTRKITVGALQELDILAP; encoded by the coding sequence ATGACCACACGGGGCCGGGGGCTGCACGGACAGGTACTGGAATCCCTCGGGCCGGCGATCACGGCGGGCGAGTACCCGCCGGGGAGCGTGCTGCGCACCGACGAACTCGCGCAGCGCTTCGAGGTGTCACGCTCCGTGATGCGCGAGGCGGTCAGGGTGCTGGAGTCCATGTACCTGGTCGAGTCCCGCCGCCGCGTCGGCGTCACGGTCCGCCCCAAGGCGGAATGGAACGTGTTCGACCCTCAGGTCATCCGCTGGCGGCTGGCCGGCGCCGACCGCCCCCACCAGCTGCGTTCGCTCACCGTGCTGCGCTCCGCCGTCGAACCGATCGCCGCGGGCCTGTCCGCCCGGCACGCCACCGCCGCGCAGTGCGCGGAGCTCACCGAGTGCGCCCTCGGCATGGTGGCCAACTCACGCGGCCACAAGCTGGAGGAGTACCTCGTCCACGACATGGCCTTCCACCGGGTGATCCTCAACGCCTCCGGCAACGAGATGTTCGCCCGTCTCGGTGACGTGGTCGCCGAGGTCCTCGCGGGCCGCACCCACCACGAGGTGATGTTCGAGGACCCCGACCCGGCCGCCGTCACCCTGCACGTCCAGGTCGCGGAGGCGGTCCGCGCGGGCGACGCGTCCCGCGCCGAGGAACTCACCCGCAAGATCACGGTCGGCGCGCTCCAGGAACTGGACATCCTCGCGCCGTAG
- a CDS encoding gluconokinase, whose translation MQQVRTPHVVVVMGVAGTGKTTIGPLLAARLGVPYAEGDDFHPQANIAKMSAGTPLTDDDRWPWLDAIGRWAHDRHGLGGVVSSSALKRSYRDRLRAEAPGVVFVHLTGDRALIEDRMSHRQGHFMPTALLDSQFATLQPLEADEAGVSVDVSGDPGEITERAVTALQGLAQPSL comes from the coding sequence ATGCAGCAAGTGCGCACCCCCCATGTCGTCGTGGTCATGGGCGTCGCAGGCACCGGCAAGACCACCATCGGTCCCCTGCTTGCGGCCCGGCTCGGCGTTCCGTACGCCGAGGGCGACGACTTCCACCCGCAGGCCAACATCGCCAAGATGTCGGCCGGGACCCCGCTGACGGACGACGACCGCTGGCCGTGGCTGGACGCCATCGGCCGTTGGGCGCACGACCGGCACGGGCTCGGCGGGGTGGTCAGCAGTTCGGCGCTCAAGCGCAGTTACCGCGACCGACTGCGGGCCGAGGCGCCCGGGGTCGTCTTCGTCCATCTGACCGGTGACCGCGCGCTCATCGAGGACCGGATGTCGCACCGTCAGGGGCACTTCATGCCGACGGCGCTGCTGGACTCGCAGTTCGCCACCCTCCAGCCGCTGGAAGCGGACGAGGCGGGTGTCTCCGTGGACGTCTCCGGCGACCCCGGGGAGATCACCGAACGGGCCGTGACCGCACTCCAGGGGCTTGCCCAGCCCTCTCTGTAA
- a CDS encoding GntT/GntP/DsdX family permease yields MTRLSVEMLAADTVEPITSAGHAQLGIAVLAGIAVIVLLITQFKLHAFLALTIGSLALGAFAGAPLDKTITSFTTGLGATVAGVGVLIALGAILGKLLADSGGADQIVDTILAKAGGRAMPWAMVLIASVIGLPLFFEVGIVLLIPVVLMVAKRGNYSLMRIGIPALAGLSVMHGLIPPHPGPLVAIDAVKANLGITLALGVLVAIPTVIIAGPLFSKVAARWVDVPAPDRMIPTRASEELDKRPGFGATLATMLLPVVLMLSKALVDIIVDDPTHVVQRVFDVVGSPLIALLAAVIVGMFTLGRAAGFTKDRISTTVEKSLAPIAGILLIVGAGGGFKQTLIDSGVGQMILDISNDWSIPALLLAWLIAVAIRLATGSATVATISAAGLVAPLAADMSTAHTSLLVLAIGAGSLFFSHVNDAGFWLVKEYFGLSVGQTVKTWSVMETIISVVAGGLVLLLSLVI; encoded by the coding sequence GTGACCAGACTCAGCGTCGAGATGCTGGCAGCGGACACCGTCGAGCCGATCACCTCGGCGGGCCATGCTCAGCTGGGCATCGCCGTGCTGGCGGGCATCGCCGTCATCGTCCTGCTCATCACCCAGTTCAAGCTGCACGCATTCCTGGCCCTGACCATCGGCTCGCTCGCCCTCGGCGCCTTCGCCGGGGCCCCGCTCGACAAGACCATCACCAGCTTCACCACCGGCCTCGGCGCCACCGTCGCCGGCGTCGGCGTCCTGATCGCGCTCGGCGCGATCCTCGGCAAACTCCTCGCCGACTCCGGCGGCGCCGACCAGATCGTCGACACCATCCTCGCCAAGGCCGGCGGCCGCGCCATGCCTTGGGCGATGGTGCTGATCGCCTCGGTGATCGGTCTGCCGCTGTTCTTCGAGGTCGGCATCGTGCTGCTGATCCCGGTCGTACTGATGGTCGCCAAGCGCGGCAACTACTCCCTGATGCGCATCGGCATCCCGGCGCTGGCCGGTCTGTCCGTGATGCACGGCCTGATCCCGCCGCACCCCGGCCCGCTGGTCGCGATCGACGCGGTCAAGGCCAACCTCGGCATCACGCTCGCCCTGGGCGTCCTGGTCGCCATCCCGACGGTGATCATCGCGGGCCCGCTCTTCTCGAAGGTCGCGGCCCGCTGGGTCGACGTCCCGGCCCCCGACCGCATGATCCCCACCCGCGCCTCCGAGGAACTGGACAAGCGTCCCGGCTTCGGCGCCACCCTCGCCACCATGCTGCTGCCGGTCGTCCTCATGCTCTCCAAGGCGCTGGTCGACATCATCGTGGACGACCCCACCCACGTGGTGCAGCGCGTGTTCGACGTCGTCGGCTCCCCGCTGATCGCCCTGCTCGCGGCCGTGATCGTGGGCATGTTCACGTTGGGCCGCGCGGCCGGTTTCACCAAGGACCGCATCTCCACCACCGTCGAGAAGTCCCTCGCCCCCATCGCGGGCATCCTGCTGATCGTGGGCGCGGGCGGCGGCTTCAAGCAGACCCTGATCGACTCCGGCGTGGGCCAGATGATCCTGGACATCTCCAACGACTGGTCGATCCCCGCGCTGCTGCTCGCCTGGCTGATCGCGGTGGCCATCCGCCTCGCGACCGGCTCCGCGACCGTCGCCACCATCTCGGCCGCCGGCCTGGTCGCGCCCCTCGCGGCCGACATGTCCACCGCCCACACCTCGCTCCTGGTCCTCGCGATCGGCGCCGGCTCGCTGTTCTTCAGCCACGTCAACGACGCCGGCTTCTGGCTGGTCAAGGAGTACTTCGGCCTCAGCGTCGGCCAGACCGTCAAGACCTGGTCCGTCATGGAGACGATCATCTCGGTGGTGGCGGGCGGGCTGGTCCTGCTGCTGTCGCTGGTCATCTAG
- a CDS encoding SDR family oxidoreductase — protein sequence MSHPLFDISGRRALVTGSSRGIGFALARGLLEAGCTVVLNGRDADRLTQAASELPGDVHTAVFDVTDGPSVAAGIADVEDRVGPLDILVNNAGMQLRAPLLEFTDTDWHRILNTNLTSAFLVGREVARRMTERGHGKIVNICSLQSEVVRPGIAPYAATKGALKMLTKGMCADWGQYGVQVNGLGPGYIETELTQPLVEDEEFSAWVRRRTPAGRWGRTEDLVGGVLFLASPAADFVSGQVLYVDGGMTSVL from the coding sequence ATGAGCCACCCTCTGTTCGACATCAGTGGTCGCAGGGCCCTGGTCACCGGCTCCAGCCGGGGCATCGGGTTCGCGCTCGCCCGCGGGCTCCTGGAGGCGGGCTGCACGGTCGTCCTCAACGGGCGGGACGCCGACCGGCTCACCCAGGCCGCGTCGGAGCTGCCCGGCGACGTCCACACCGCGGTCTTCGACGTCACGGACGGCCCCTCGGTGGCCGCCGGAATAGCCGACGTCGAGGACCGGGTGGGCCCGCTCGACATCCTCGTCAACAACGCGGGCATGCAACTGCGGGCCCCGCTCCTGGAGTTCACGGACACCGACTGGCACCGGATCCTGAACACCAACCTGACCAGCGCGTTCCTGGTCGGCCGCGAGGTGGCGCGACGGATGACGGAACGCGGCCACGGCAAGATCGTCAACATCTGCTCGTTGCAGAGCGAGGTCGTCCGTCCGGGCATCGCCCCGTACGCGGCCACCAAGGGCGCGCTGAAGATGCTCACCAAGGGCATGTGCGCGGACTGGGGGCAGTACGGGGTGCAGGTGAACGGGCTCGGCCCCGGTTACATCGAGACGGAGCTGACCCAGCCCCTCGTCGAGGACGAGGAGTTCAGCGCCTGGGTGCGGCGGCGCACCCCGGCCGGCCGGTGGGGCCGTACGGAGGACCTCGTCGGCGGGGTGCTCTTCCTCGCCTCGCCCGCGGCGGACTTCGTGAGCGGGCAGGTGCTGTACGTCGACGGCGGTATGACGAGTGTGCTGTGA